DNA from Sulfurimonas xiamenensis:
AGGCAAGGGTTTTAAAATAACATGGAAAAAGAACACGATAAGATTGGAACTAGACTAGGACTTATTATTACAAAACTTAACAATGGTGAGAGGTTTACAGCTGAAGAGTTGGCAGATGAATTTAATGTGAATGTGCGAACGATTCAAAGAGACATTAATGAAAGGTTGTCTTACATACCTCTACAAAAAGAACAAAATTACTATTTTTTAAGTCCTCATGCCCTTGGAAAATTAAGTTATAAAGATATACAAAACTTTGCTCAAATAAGTGGAATAAGCGAGTTGTACCCATCATTGGAACATAGTTTTATAAGTGACCTTTTGGAACTTAAATTTAACAGCCTATATATGGTGAAAAATAGTGGCTTTGAGGATATATCAGATAAAAAAGAGTTATTTGAACAACTCTCAGGTGCTATTAGCAGACAATCACCAATTCATTTTCTCTACAATGAAAAGCAACGAAGTGTCAACCCTTATAAACTCATCAATAACAATGGGATATGGTATCTTCTAGCTGATGATAATGCTGAGTTAAAAACATATACATTTTCAAAAATAAAACAACTGAAATGGGATTTTAAAATTCATTTTTCACCTAAAAAAGAGTTTTTAAATCAAATAGAGAAAAACGATGTAAATTGGATTTCAAAAGATTTTATAGAAGTTATCCTAGAAATAGACATTAAGGCAAAAGAGTATTTTTTTAGAAAGGAAACTTTAACAAATAAAAGAATTATAGAAGAGAATGAGAATCATATAATAGTTTCTACAAACATAGCATACG
Protein-coding regions in this window:
- a CDS encoding helix-turn-helix transcriptional regulator, coding for MEKEHDKIGTRLGLIITKLNNGERFTAEELADEFNVNVRTIQRDINERLSYIPLQKEQNYYFLSPHALGKLSYKDIQNFAQISGISELYPSLEHSFISDLLELKFNSLYMVKNSGFEDISDKKELFEQLSGAISRQSPIHFLYNEKQRSVNPYKLINNNGIWYLLADDNAELKTYTFSKIKQLKWDFKIHFSPKKEFLNQIEKNDVNWISKDFIEVILEIDIKAKEYFFRKETLTNKRIIEENENHIIVSTNIAYDDEIIHLVKYWIPYIKIKSPQYLQEKLSKILNEYLQTT